In Deinococcus sp. Leaf326, a single genomic region encodes these proteins:
- a CDS encoding aldolase/citrate lyase family protein — protein MTDLTLSPAAHALAQALHGALRKRWADLPGEAEPARPLPDYHAAPVPADLRSRRAELIVEASDLAALRAALASGADAVALDFDDTFAPTRANVQVAYDALPWALAGEGARLVRPRALYAAEPGLTFGGEEGMRVPGIAALCDLAAILTAAPTRPPHLYIPKLEMVAEARFWDDALALAEAHLGLEQNTVRVCLQIETFAGVRHADALLHALRDRAYGLNAGRWDYVFSLTKRLGQSRRTPLPPRAALGMDVDAMQAYAETLVRVCRRRNAEAVGGTAAVAPDPQDPRPALEAVRADKAREAAQGFTAAWAALPGLLGAVREGFAAAQPVLLPDEPPEQTLTRLTDLPDAGPLPLATVRDTLGLALDVFAAWFAGQGMIVRAGRLEDTATAELARAQLWQWRRVGAALEGGGRLTAAWYLHERRALLPDDHPAARLLDHLVLADAAPAYFPRAAQRLGLGEYAL, from the coding sequence TTGACCGACCTGACCCTCTCCCCTGCCGCGCACGCACTGGCGCAGGCCCTGCACGGCGCACTGCGGAAACGCTGGGCCGACCTGCCCGGCGAGGCCGAACCCGCCCGCCCCCTGCCGGACTACCACGCGGCCCCGGTGCCCGCTGACCTGCGGAGCCGGCGCGCCGAACTGATCGTGGAGGCATCGGACCTCGCGGCCCTGCGCGCGGCGCTCGCCTCGGGGGCCGACGCGGTGGCGCTGGATTTCGACGACACCTTTGCGCCGACGCGCGCCAACGTGCAGGTAGCCTACGACGCGCTGCCCTGGGCCCTGGCAGGCGAGGGGGCCCGGCTCGTGCGGCCCCGCGCGCTGTACGCCGCCGAGCCGGGCCTGACCTTTGGTGGTGAAGAGGGGATGCGTGTTCCAGGGATCGCCGCCCTGTGCGACCTCGCGGCCATCCTGACGGCGGCCCCGACGCGGCCTCCCCACCTCTATATCCCCAAGCTGGAGATGGTGGCCGAGGCCCGCTTCTGGGACGACGCCCTGGCGCTGGCCGAGGCGCACCTGGGGCTGGAGCAGAACACAGTGCGGGTGTGCCTCCAGATCGAGACATTCGCTGGCGTGCGCCATGCTGACGCCCTGCTGCACGCGCTGCGGGACCGGGCGTATGGCCTGAATGCAGGGCGCTGGGACTACGTGTTCAGCCTGACGAAGCGTCTGGGCCAGTCGCGCAGGACGCCGCTGCCGCCCCGCGCCGCCCTGGGGATGGATGTGGACGCCATGCAGGCCTACGCCGAAACCCTGGTGCGCGTGTGCCGCCGCCGGAATGCCGAGGCCGTGGGCGGCACGGCGGCGGTGGCGCCGGACCCCCAGGACCCCCGCCCCGCCCTGGAGGCCGTGCGGGCCGACAAGGCACGTGAGGCGGCGCAGGGTTTCACGGCCGCGTGGGCGGCCCTGCCGGGGCTGCTGGGTGCAGTGCGGGAAGGCTTCGCGGCTGCCCAGCCTGTCCTCTTGCCGGACGAGCCCCCGGAACAGACCCTTACACGATTGACCGACCTGCCGGACGCGGGCCCGCTGCCGCTGGCGACCGTGCGCGACACGCTGGGCCTTGCCCTGGACGTGTTCGCAGCATGGTTCGCCGGACAGGGCATGATCGTGCGCGCCGGGCGGCTGGAGGACACGGCCACCGCCGAGCTCGCCCGCGCGCAGCTCTGGCAGTGGCGCCGGGTAGGGGCCGCGCTGGAAGGCGGCGGGCGGCTGACGGCGGCGTGGTATCTGCACGAGCGCCGCGCCCTGCTCCCCGACGACCACCCCGCTGCGCGGCTGCTCGACCATCTCGTGCTCGCCGACGCCGCGCCTGCCTACTTCCCGCGCGCGGCGCAGCGACTGGGTCTGGGAGAATACGCCCTGTGA
- a CDS encoding protease inhibitor I42 family protein: MKLLRLLLCTLGLMTVALAQATASGAGATGASSASRTVQVRPGTGETLTVRAGDVLRFVLPDSPGTGYLWRALEVDGVYLALIEKSYAPQAVSTNPPMAGGPGPDLVYVYRVVKTPRSGSADLALPVGFIQLPPGRQPSAEVSVTLFYLTPRP, encoded by the coding sequence ATGAAACTTCTTCGCCTGCTGCTGTGCACGCTGGGCCTGATGACCGTCGCGCTGGCCCAGGCCACGGCCTCCGGGGCGGGTGCGACTGGGGCCAGTTCTGCCTCCAGAACCGTCCAGGTACGGCCAGGCACAGGCGAGACCCTGACGGTGCGGGCCGGAGACGTGCTGCGCTTCGTGCTGCCGGACAGCCCCGGCACGGGTTACCTGTGGCGCGCGCTGGAGGTGGACGGCGTATACCTCGCTCTCATCGAGAAAAGTTACGCGCCGCAGGCGGTGTCCACCAATCCGCCGATGGCAGGCGGCCCCGGCCCCGATCTCGTGTACGTCTACCGAGTCGTCAAGACGCCCCGGAGCGGCAGCGCGGATCTGGCCCTGCCCGTGGGCTTCATACAACTGCCACCCGGCCGCCAGCCCTCGGCGGAGGTGTCGGTCACGCTGTTCTACCTGACTCCCAGGCCCTGA
- a CDS encoding IclR family transcriptional regulator has protein sequence MPERPESGEARGHARAGRARSTTAGSVRTLERGLGVLTALADLREATLGEVARQVGLPASTTSRLLDTLRQGGFAEWDERQGLYTVGLRAYQVGAAFAARNTLIGAAQTEMDALVAALGETVNLAALRGPAGQEEAVYIHQAEGRGLVRLFAQLGAAAPLHCSGVGKVLLASLPPQEARARIALAELKAYTPHTLTTAEALGTELARVAAHGYALDDEEREVGVRCLAVPVRGASGAVVAALSVSAPSARFTPADVPRVAAEVQASAARVSARLGWNGGR, from the coding sequence TTGCCTGAGCGCCCCGAATCCGGAGAGGCCCGGGGCCACGCCCGCGCGGGCCGCGCCCGCAGTACCACAGCAGGCAGCGTGCGCACGCTGGAACGCGGGCTGGGGGTCCTCACCGCCCTGGCCGACCTGCGCGAGGCGACCCTGGGTGAGGTGGCCCGGCAGGTGGGCCTGCCCGCCAGCACCACCTCGCGCCTCCTGGACACACTGCGGCAGGGCGGCTTCGCCGAGTGGGACGAACGCCAGGGACTGTATACCGTGGGCCTGCGGGCGTACCAGGTCGGGGCAGCCTTTGCGGCGCGCAACACCCTCATCGGCGCGGCGCAGACCGAGATGGACGCCTTGGTGGCCGCTCTGGGCGAGACCGTGAATCTGGCGGCCCTGCGCGGCCCGGCGGGACAGGAAGAGGCCGTCTATATCCACCAGGCCGAGGGCCGGGGGCTGGTGCGCCTGTTCGCGCAGCTCGGGGCCGCCGCGCCGCTGCACTGCTCGGGGGTGGGCAAGGTGCTGCTCGCTTCCCTGCCCCCGCAGGAAGCCCGCGCCCGCATAGCCCTCGCCGAGCTGAAGGCCTACACGCCGCATACCCTGACCACCGCCGAGGCCCTGGGGACCGAACTGGCCCGCGTCGCCGCGCACGGGTATGCCCTGGACGACGAGGAACGCGAGGTCGGCGTGCGCTGCCTCGCGGTTCCGGTGCGCGGCGCGTCGGGAGCCGTCGTCGCGGCCCTGAGCGTCTCAGCACCCTCGGCCCGCTTTACTCCGGCCGACGTTCCCCGCGTGGCGGCCGAGGTCCAGGCGAGCGCGGCGCGGGTCTCCGCCCGGCTGGGGTGGAATGGGGGCAGGTGA
- the aceB gene encoding malate synthase A, with product MTHPALPAGLQITAPVSAAQAEILTPEALAFVAELHRRFEPRRRELLAARGARQARLDAGELPDFLPETREVREGDWAISPLPQDLRDRRVEITGPVDRKMIINALNSGARMFMADFEDASSPTWENVVDGQINLRDAVRRTITLEQGGKSYRLNEQTATLLVRPRGWHLPEKHVTVDGEEIAGAFFDFGLYFFHNAHELLSRGSGPYFYLPKMESHLEARLWNNVFTFAEEARGVAHGSVKGTVLIETILAAFEMDEILYELREHSAGLNCGRWDYIFSYIKKLRNDSGRLLPDRAKVTMSTPMMTAYSKLAIRTCHRRGAPAIGGMSAFIPVKNDETANERAFAQVRADKEREAENGHDGTWVAHPGMVALATEVFDRLMPDANQIGSEKQRDFTVTAADLLTPPEGGVTEAGVRTNINVGIQYLAAWLRGSGAVPIHNLMEDAATAEISRAQLWQWLHHGAALEDGRTLTPELFGKLYADEVAKLGEQFTDAATLFRDVATRTPLADFLTLPGYARLA from the coding sequence ATGACCCATCCTGCCCTGCCCGCCGGACTGCAGATCACCGCGCCCGTGAGCGCCGCCCAGGCCGAGATCCTGACGCCCGAGGCCCTGGCCTTCGTGGCCGAGCTGCACCGCCGTTTCGAGCCGCGCCGCCGTGAACTGCTCGCCGCGCGCGGGGCGCGGCAGGCCCGGCTGGATGCGGGCGAGCTGCCCGACTTTCTGCCGGAGACGCGTGAAGTGCGGGAGGGTGACTGGGCCATCAGCCCGCTGCCGCAGGACCTGCGCGACCGCCGGGTCGAGATCACCGGGCCGGTGGACCGCAAGATGATCATCAACGCGCTGAACAGCGGCGCCCGGATGTTCATGGCCGACTTCGAAGACGCGAGCAGCCCCACCTGGGAGAACGTGGTGGACGGCCAGATCAACCTGCGCGACGCCGTGCGCCGCACGATCACGCTGGAGCAGGGCGGCAAGAGTTACCGCCTGAATGAGCAGACGGCGACCCTGCTCGTGCGCCCGCGCGGCTGGCACCTGCCCGAAAAGCACGTCACGGTGGACGGCGAGGAGATCGCCGGAGCTTTCTTCGACTTCGGGCTGTACTTTTTTCACAACGCGCACGAACTGCTGTCGCGCGGCTCGGGGCCGTACTTCTACCTGCCCAAGATGGAGTCGCACCTTGAGGCGCGGCTGTGGAACAACGTGTTTACCTTTGCCGAGGAGGCGCGCGGCGTGGCGCACGGCAGCGTCAAGGGCACGGTCCTGATCGAGACGATCCTGGCCGCCTTCGAGATGGACGAAATCCTGTACGAACTGCGCGAGCACTCGGCAGGGCTGAACTGCGGGCGCTGGGACTACATCTTCTCGTACATCAAGAAACTGCGTAACGATTCCGGGCGCCTTCTGCCTGACCGCGCCAAGGTCACCATGAGCACGCCGATGATGACCGCTTACTCCAAGCTGGCGATCCGCACCTGCCACCGCCGGGGGGCGCCGGCCATCGGGGGCATGAGCGCCTTTATTCCGGTGAAGAACGACGAGACCGCCAACGAACGCGCCTTCGCGCAGGTGCGGGCCGACAAGGAACGCGAGGCCGAGAACGGGCACGACGGCACCTGGGTCGCGCACCCCGGCATGGTGGCGCTGGCGACCGAGGTCTTTGACCGCCTGATGCCGGACGCCAACCAGATCGGCTCGGAGAAGCAGCGCGACTTCACAGTGACGGCGGCCGACCTGCTGACCCCGCCGGAGGGGGGCGTGACCGAGGCGGGCGTGCGCACGAACATCAACGTGGGCATCCAGTACCTCGCGGCGTGGCTGCGCGGCAGCGGCGCGGTGCCCATCCACAACCTGATGGAGGACGCCGCCACTGCCGAGATCAGCCGCGCGCAGCTGTGGCAGTGGCTGCACCACGGCGCCGCGCTGGAGGACGGCCGCACGCTGACGCCCGAGCTGTTCGGCAAGCTGTACGCCGACGAGGTGGCGAAGCTGGGCGAGCAGTTTACCGACGCCGCCACCCTGTTCCGTGACGTGGCGACCCGCACGCCGCTGGCCGACTTCCTGACCCTGCCCGGCTACGCGCGCCTTGCCTGA
- a CDS encoding long-chain-fatty-acid--CoA ligase — translation MTQDPAPTAGQPAAQTPIQTPAAQPGRYWPPHKPRSLTLPRTGMMHSLRVTAERYPDKTALWFYGRELSYGELHAQATRLAGHLAAQGVGQGDRVALWLQNSPAWVIGAYAAWQLGAVVVPLAPMLQPREFAFFLQDAGIRAGIVGGELYEKAKAAGLAHAVVANIMLGTDEGRAGVPLPSGLDVSPEVQPGDVTLEDALKAEPAPEAPVTSDDLCVMPYTSGTTGLPKGCMHTHGSVQANVFGAGVWVEGTVEDTSLAALPLFHVTGFINGLLTMLTSGGRVVLMARWDRDAARTLIREQGITLWTNTPTMVIDLMASPTFNPADLKSLRNVTGGGASLPAAVGQKLYDQTGVLFLEGYGLSETMAQSHSNPRGRQKLQCLGIPLFNVDSRIVDLDTGEELPTGEVGEIVIHGPQVMQGYWNRPEATAEAFTEIDGKRFLRSGDLGYVDEEGYFFFADRLKRMVNVSGMKVWPAEVENKLHAHPAVQEACVISVPDDRSGEHARALIVLRPGQQATGEDIERWAREQMATYKVPRDYVFVESLPRGPTGKVAWRHLQEAARAELKAAQG, via the coding sequence ATGACCCAGGACCCTGCACCCACCGCCGGCCAGCCGGCCGCCCAAACCCCAATCCAGACCCCCGCTGCCCAGCCCGGCCGCTACTGGCCCCCCCACAAGCCGCGCAGCCTGACGCTGCCGCGCACGGGGATGATGCACAGCCTGCGCGTGACCGCCGAGCGCTACCCCGACAAGACGGCCCTGTGGTTCTACGGCCGCGAGCTGAGCTACGGCGAACTGCACGCCCAGGCCACCCGGCTCGCCGGCCACCTCGCCGCGCAGGGCGTGGGTCAGGGCGACCGCGTGGCCCTGTGGCTCCAGAACAGCCCCGCCTGGGTGATCGGGGCCTACGCCGCGTGGCAGCTCGGAGCGGTGGTGGTGCCGCTGGCGCCCATGCTCCAGCCGCGCGAGTTCGCCTTCTTCCTTCAGGACGCGGGCATCCGGGCCGGGATCGTGGGCGGCGAACTCTACGAGAAGGCCAAGGCGGCGGGGCTGGCACACGCCGTCGTGGCGAACATCATGCTCGGCACCGACGAAGGCCGGGCCGGGGTGCCGCTACCCAGCGGTCTGGACGTATCGCCCGAGGTGCAGCCCGGCGACGTGACCCTCGAAGACGCCCTGAAGGCCGAGCCCGCCCCCGAGGCGCCCGTCACCTCGGACGACCTGTGCGTCATGCCCTACACGAGCGGCACGACCGGGCTGCCCAAGGGCTGCATGCACACGCACGGCAGCGTGCAGGCCAACGTGTTCGGCGCGGGCGTGTGGGTCGAAGGGACGGTCGAGGACACCTCGCTCGCCGCGCTGCCCCTGTTCCACGTGACCGGGTTCATCAACGGCCTGCTGACCATGCTGACCTCGGGCGGGCGCGTGGTCCTGATGGCGCGCTGGGACCGCGACGCAGCGCGTACCCTGATCCGCGAACAGGGCATCACGCTGTGGACGAACACCCCCACGATGGTCATCGACCTGATGGCCTCGCCGACCTTCAACCCGGCCGACCTGAAGTCGCTGCGCAACGTGACGGGCGGCGGAGCCAGCCTGCCGGCGGCAGTGGGCCAGAAACTCTACGACCAGACGGGCGTCCTGTTTCTGGAGGGCTACGGCCTCTCGGAGACGATGGCGCAGTCGCACAGCAACCCCCGGGGCCGCCAGAAGTTGCAGTGCCTGGGCATTCCGCTGTTCAACGTGGACTCGCGCATCGTGGACCTCGACACGGGCGAGGAACTGCCGACCGGCGAGGTGGGCGAGATCGTCATCCACGGGCCCCAGGTCATGCAGGGCTACTGGAACCGCCCCGAGGCGACCGCCGAGGCCTTCACCGAGATTGACGGCAAGCGGTTCCTGCGCAGCGGCGACCTGGGCTACGTGGACGAGGAGGGCTATTTCTTCTTCGCCGACCGCCTCAAGCGCATGGTGAACGTCTCGGGGATGAAGGTCTGGCCCGCCGAGGTCGAAAACAAGCTGCACGCCCACCCCGCCGTGCAGGAGGCGTGCGTGATCAGCGTGCCCGACGACCGCAGCGGCGAACATGCCCGGGCGCTGATCGTGCTGCGGCCCGGCCAGCAGGCGACCGGCGAAGACATCGAACGCTGGGCCCGCGAGCAGATGGCGACCTACAAGGTGCCGCGCGACTACGTGTTCGTGGAGAGCCTGCCGCGGGGCCCCACCGGCAAGGTGGCGTGGCGCCACCTTCAAGAGGCCGCGCGCGCCGAGTTGAAAGCGGCGCAGGGCTGA
- a CDS encoding diguanylate cyclase — translation MSDSPRAAPSEARRRQYLLLSLGAAVVQALILILSLPDPKIMALLPALGLGITLVLSGLIWRPATTQTLFSHVVLALGNLWVLTGLALHLGIDQAPLSTQMIASLGLGVLAYAWFPFPVATAWTLVGALPVLVAGLMRPAEVTSMLQGALVLLIVAVMSRSGRQLLRERERVAWLQDLAYRDPLTGLHNRRAPLEELERLLALQPVPADVSVVIFDLDHFKRINDNFGHLRGDDVLTYVAALLTRQLPEGTLLCRWGGEEFLALIYGQTRAEAQLQVAGVLGGIRRIQIKGLDGLSCSAGGAMLTEAPGVREALLLADHRLYAAKAAGRDRADWDTPASESVAR, via the coding sequence ATGTCAGATTCGCCCCGCGCCGCGCCCTCGGAAGCCCGGCGCAGGCAGTACCTGCTGCTGTCGCTGGGCGCGGCGGTCGTCCAGGCCCTGATTCTGATCCTGTCCCTGCCAGACCCGAAGATCATGGCCCTGCTTCCAGCGCTGGGCCTGGGCATCACCCTGGTGCTGTCGGGACTGATCTGGCGACCCGCCACCACGCAGACGCTGTTTTCCCACGTGGTCCTGGCACTGGGCAACCTCTGGGTGCTGACCGGACTGGCCCTGCACCTGGGGATTGACCAGGCGCCCCTGAGCACCCAGATGATCGCCAGTCTGGGCCTGGGGGTGCTGGCCTACGCCTGGTTCCCCTTTCCGGTGGCGACCGCCTGGACCCTGGTGGGGGCGCTGCCGGTGCTCGTCGCGGGACTCATGCGCCCGGCCGAGGTGACCTCCATGCTGCAGGGGGCGCTCGTCCTGCTGATCGTCGCGGTCATGAGCCGCTCGGGCCGGCAGCTGCTGCGCGAGCGCGAGCGCGTGGCCTGGTTGCAGGACCTCGCCTACCGCGACCCCCTGACCGGCCTGCACAACCGCCGCGCGCCGCTGGAAGAACTCGAACGCCTGCTGGCCCTGCAACCGGTGCCGGCGGACGTGTCGGTGGTCATCTTCGACCTCGACCACTTCAAGCGCATCAACGACAACTTCGGCCACCTGCGCGGCGACGACGTGCTCACCTACGTTGCCGCGCTCCTCACCCGCCAGCTGCCCGAGGGAACGCTGCTGTGCCGCTGGGGCGGCGAGGAGTTCCTGGCACTCATCTACGGCCAGACCCGCGCGGAGGCCCAGCTTCAGGTGGCCGGCGTCCTCGGCGGCATCCGGCGGATCCAGATCAAGGGTCTCGACGGCCTGAGCTGCAGCGCGGGGGGCGCGATGCTCACCGAGGCGCCGGGCGTGCGCGAGGCGCTGCTCCTCGCCGACCACCGGCTGTACGCGGCCAAGGCGGCCGGCCGCGACCGCGCGGACTGGGACACGCCGGCCAGCGAGTCGGTCGCGCGTTGA
- a CDS encoding bifunctional diguanylate cyclase/phosphodiesterase, with translation MRSPDPEDRPNARLLTLEEIETLLTRYPVLLWDLGSRSRIMNLHDGNDLGGISTTDLLACLPPEHCATAVRAMIRVFLRGGFLDFEAPMTLPSGAVLWLQFTAYRTLKDGPPPRLQGLLRNVTQRHDERAQLIEQQGLLRALMEQTLIGISIKDREGRFILSNSAVRDFAAPTDGTLLGKTNTDLFRPDLAQFAAQLDHAALATGEAAIDEIDLGLGQEGEPRSLMISKLPYWRGEQLSGTVTFTMDVTARRQLERQLTRHTAELEVRVRERTAELQAINDRLHHAAMHDVLTGLPNRTQLAEWSLELLGRPARPDHQPLFGLLLIDLDHFKRINDRFGHLGGDSLLHALAQRLVQTLPAARVCRLGGDEFVVLLDTLADPEEAVLIAEHLMTELHRPFTLDGREVQVSMSIGVTFAWTRHARLQDLLDEADMAMYTEKRSSRHVRVFEPWMRERHRLLQDIHDDLPGAAERGELSVVFQPVVDLRRRKVQGAEALVRWRHPRHGLIGPGEFIPVAEAQGYVTAIDLWVLREAARQLLPLIRTGRIHQLAVNFSAQHFSTPDFVGRVQAVLRATGLPLNALVVEITESMFMENHQSANLALRELIRLGASVAADDFGTGYSSLSYLQRLPLRTIKIDRSFVATSAQHTGIIRSIVEIAHALDLRVVAEGIETDAQLGVLRDLGCDYGQGYLLARPMPIGDLGLWLRDWDEAQAT, from the coding sequence ATGCGCTCACCCGACCCCGAAGACAGGCCAAACGCTCGCCTCCTGACCCTGGAGGAGATCGAGACGCTCCTGACGCGCTATCCGGTGCTGCTCTGGGATCTCGGATCACGCAGCCGGATCATGAACCTGCACGACGGCAATGACCTGGGCGGAATCAGTACCACCGACCTGCTCGCTTGCCTCCCCCCGGAACACTGCGCGACCGCCGTGCGGGCCATGATCCGGGTGTTTCTGCGGGGGGGCTTCCTGGACTTCGAGGCTCCCATGACACTGCCGTCGGGGGCGGTCCTGTGGCTTCAGTTCACCGCCTACCGCACGCTCAAGGACGGCCCACCTCCGCGGTTGCAGGGCCTGCTGCGCAACGTGACACAGCGCCACGACGAGCGCGCCCAGCTCATCGAGCAGCAGGGGCTACTACGCGCGCTGATGGAGCAGACCCTGATCGGCATCTCGATCAAGGACCGGGAGGGCCGGTTCATTCTCTCCAACTCGGCGGTGCGCGATTTTGCCGCGCCGACCGACGGCACGCTGCTGGGCAAGACGAACACGGACCTGTTCCGCCCGGATCTCGCGCAGTTCGCCGCGCAGCTCGACCACGCGGCGCTCGCGACCGGCGAGGCGGCCATCGACGAGATTGACCTGGGCCTGGGCCAGGAGGGCGAGCCACGCAGCCTGATGATCAGCAAGCTGCCCTACTGGCGGGGCGAGCAGCTCAGCGGCACCGTGACCTTCACCATGGACGTGACGGCGCGGCGGCAGCTCGAACGCCAGCTCACGCGGCACACGGCCGAGCTCGAGGTCCGGGTGCGCGAACGCACGGCCGAGCTGCAGGCCATCAACGACCGCCTCCACCACGCCGCCATGCACGACGTGCTCACCGGCCTGCCCAACCGCACCCAGCTCGCCGAGTGGAGCCTGGAACTGCTGGGCCGCCCGGCGCGCCCGGATCACCAGCCCCTGTTCGGGCTGCTGCTCATCGACCTCGACCATTTCAAGCGGATCAACGACCGCTTCGGGCACCTGGGCGGCGACTCGCTGCTGCACGCGCTGGCGCAGCGCCTCGTCCAGACCCTGCCGGCGGCGAGAGTCTGCCGGCTGGGGGGCGACGAGTTCGTGGTACTGCTCGACACCCTGGCCGACCCGGAAGAGGCGGTCCTGATCGCCGAACACCTGATGACCGAGCTACACCGCCCGTTTACGCTCGACGGCCGGGAGGTGCAGGTCAGCATGAGCATCGGTGTCACCTTCGCCTGGACCCGCCACGCCCGGCTCCAGGACCTGCTCGACGAGGCCGACATGGCGATGTACACCGAGAAGCGGTCGAGCCGCCACGTCCGGGTCTTCGAGCCGTGGATGCGTGAGCGTCACCGGCTGCTCCAGGACATCCACGACGACCTGCCGGGCGCGGCCGAGCGCGGCGAGCTGTCGGTGGTCTTTCAGCCGGTCGTGGACCTGCGCCGCCGGAAGGTGCAGGGCGCCGAGGCGCTCGTGCGCTGGCGGCACCCCCGGCACGGGTTGATTGGACCGGGCGAGTTCATCCCCGTGGCCGAGGCGCAGGGCTACGTCACGGCCATTGACCTGTGGGTGCTGCGCGAGGCGGCGCGCCAGCTCCTGCCCCTGATCCGCACCGGGCGCATCCATCAGCTCGCGGTGAACTTCTCGGCGCAGCACTTTTCGACTCCCGACTTCGTCGGGCGGGTGCAGGCCGTGCTGCGCGCCACGGGCCTGCCCCTGAACGCGCTCGTCGTCGAGATCACCGAGAGCATGTTCATGGAAAACCACCAGAGCGCCAACCTCGCCCTCCGGGAGCTCATCCGCCTGGGGGCCTCGGTGGCCGCCGACGACTTCGGCACCGGGTACTCCTCGCTGTCCTACCTGCAGCGCCTGCCCCTGCGGACCATCAAGATCGACCGGTCCTTCGTGGCGACCTCCGCGCAGCACACCGGCATCATCCGGTCCATCGTCGAGATCGCGCACGCGCTCGACCTGCGGGTGGTGGCCGAGGGCATCGAGACCGATGCCCAGCTCGGGGTCCTACGCGACCTGGGCTGCGACTACGGTCAGGGCTACCTGCTCGCGCGGCCCATGCCCATCGGCGACCTCGGTCTCTGGCTCCGCGACTGGGACGAGGCCCAGGCCACCTGA
- a CDS encoding GGDEF domain-containing protein gives MNDTQGHAAGDRLLTLFGEGFGRLVGASGAQAYRISGDEFALLMPGADEERVTALLASVLAGVRADFPPAAASMGVARRLGGESPGVWLSRADQAMYARKRLVRA, from the coding sequence ATCAACGATACCCAGGGCCACGCGGCGGGCGACCGGCTCCTCACGCTCTTCGGCGAGGGGTTCGGGCGGCTGGTAGGCGCAAGTGGTGCCCAGGCCTACCGCATCAGCGGCGACGAATTCGCCCTCCTGATGCCGGGCGCCGACGAAGAGCGGGTGACCGCGCTGCTCGCCTCCGTGCTGGCCGGCGTCCGAGCTGACTTTCCCCCGGCGGCGGCCAGCATGGGCGTGGCGCGGCGGCTGGGCGGCGAGTCGCCGGGCGTCTGGCTGTCCCGCGCCGACCAGGCCATGTACGCCCGGAAACGTCTGGTCCGGGCGTAA
- a CDS encoding Nif3-like dinuclear metal center hexameric protein, whose protein sequence is MPTLTDLAAWLGRRLQERESVWRPAPSQDAPQVRRLVLALEPGDLPPTPPPGEGGALFVHRAFRLGKRWPAWPVLTSHDGFDRALTTGENPALAARLGWAAPRTLHWKGAVTGMVADPGLSWPDLIKRLDSEFGGHEALIAPADPGAAARVAVMNAMRPELLREVHAQGIGVYVTGQLRPGAVDTARDLGLGVVALGHRRSEVWGLHQLARELRADFPELETTVAATSDPS, encoded by the coding sequence GTGCCGACCCTCACCGACTTGGCCGCCTGGCTCGGGCGGCGACTGCAAGAACGCGAATCCGTCTGGCGCCCGGCGCCGAGCCAGGACGCCCCCCAGGTGCGGCGGCTCGTCCTGGCGCTGGAGCCGGGCGACCTCCCCCCCACACCTCCCCCCGGCGAGGGGGGCGCGCTCTTCGTCCACCGGGCCTTCCGGCTGGGAAAGCGCTGGCCCGCGTGGCCGGTGTTGACCTCGCACGACGGGTTCGACCGCGCCCTGACGACCGGCGAGAATCCGGCGCTGGCCGCGCGGCTGGGCTGGGCTGCGCCCCGCACCCTCCACTGGAAGGGCGCGGTGACCGGCATGGTGGCCGACCCCGGTCTATCCTGGCCCGACCTGATCAAGCGGCTGGACAGCGAGTTCGGCGGCCATGAGGCCCTGATCGCCCCGGCGGACCCCGGCGCAGCGGCCCGCGTGGCCGTCATGAACGCCATGCGGCCCGAACTGCTGCGGGAAGTCCACGCCCAGGGGATCGGCGTCTACGTGACCGGGCAACTACGCCCCGGTGCGGTGGACACGGCGCGTGACCTGGGCCTCGGTGTAGTGGCGCTGGGCCACCGCCGCAGCGAGGTGTGGGGCCTGCACCAGCTCGCGCGGGAGCTGCGCGCCGACTTTCCGGAACTGGAGACGACCGTCGCGGCGACCAGCGACCCGAGCTGA
- the uraH gene encoding hydroxyisourate hydrolase, with product MNGAGVERVGGGLSTHVLDTALGRPARGVRVELFGIWGQERRALAEAVTNADGRTDIPLVARGELQAGTYELSFHVAPYFAAQPASQGDAPAADPPFLDVVTLRFTVADPAQHYHVPLLVTPWSYSTYRGS from the coding sequence GTGAACGGCGCGGGAGTAGAGAGGGTGGGCGGCGGACTGAGCACCCACGTGCTCGACACCGCGCTGGGTCGACCGGCCCGGGGCGTACGCGTCGAGCTGTTCGGGATCTGGGGGCAGGAGCGCCGGGCACTGGCCGAGGCCGTCACGAACGCCGACGGCCGTACCGACATCCCCCTGGTGGCGCGCGGTGAGCTCCAGGCGGGCACCTACGAGTTGAGCTTTCATGTCGCGCCGTACTTCGCTGCCCAGCCTGCCAGCCAGGGCGACGCACCGGCGGCCGACCCGCCTTTTCTGGACGTGGTAACCCTGCGGTTCACGGTGGCGGACCCGGCGCAGCACTACCACGTGCCGCTGCTCGTCACGCCCTGGTCCTACAGCACCTACCGGGGCAGCTGA